A DNA window from Linepithema humile isolate Giens D197 chromosome 6, Lhum_UNIL_v1.0, whole genome shotgun sequence contains the following coding sequences:
- the LOC105671851 gene encoding uncharacterized protein isoform X2, giving the protein MINMELWEKDIIEWINCSQLLTEPVKNTTELQDGVFYIKFLELIKWEKYENNSNQEDLILKFLEDEYPSFKVNKDDNTEHLYVASLLLVHLSRTITAIHDLYNASNLKYNMFDVLKHETQIRVKTFLENTLPLGKEITKETIVEVIMEVEDISCTPPPVAGFSHSPATRSARSKKIMTERIRELRELKSNLAVERFTNTDLREDVKMLQEKIQKLQKKLDEKSEQLKTLRKEQIKQNTPKPSRSKEDISREDYYKKYINDLTSQLNKQQDQIDELEEENDTLAKGLSSLQRTSVHYKENFTISERSLETLSSKIELKDRELVELRIHNEELRTYIKELNKNSNVEQSFEVEDVPLSMISQRRSLNTSEALSSVIEIQLQEAKEESAILNAQVDTLKGRLDILMKDYKTAMESNRDLQEKVKMLDQLQAKLNNTQKELNILNTDITNLQSEKMSFVAQNEDLKNLLSSNEKKLSEKEQSIATLNTELDNLKLEVTDLHELLENERINCTNLNISLTETKSQVAEHLTHINKLTDERNSYRSSIENYSKNIRDIFHCDQFIQISIDNLDNLTLDDLIKHIETMLHNYNTVCTSYKCDIEKLKAAVEETNKNLLEQQLTITTLEERNKQNLEEIRDEKHILEQNLLEVISNLQSSLLNKEQLLKSLMTRLEDIQYVNKDLKLIKETTQRNFAEYQENVQLIFEKLQRNYQTLHHELHQVQQEKEELECNFNRTNSELSDIQTRNTILEENLLENQKIISALKEQEKILYNELNECKQNVLQVKETNQALEEQYAMMKTEANNNLESLKSKNAKISHELKDVTDNFNLLQTKMNDTNKQVELKQAEINKLRLDVSFLREEKKSLIYSHKEELNAKDKEINIKEEAITMLEMRMKDMASESSSIIKELQEVRTSQFTMIASQEEALDRLKLENDKISLELKNTTDNLNLLQEKMNDTNTQMELKQKEINKLQLDVALLGEEKENLICMHKEELDAKDKEIEVKEEAIVTLQIKMDKIASETSSIIEDLQKVKTSQGAIITTQEATLESLKSENAKISVELCNVTDNLNSLEKKMNDTNTQMELKQKEINDLHLDVSLLRKEKENLICMHKEELNATDKEINIKEEAITTLEMRMKDMASESSSIIKELQEVRTSQFTMIASQEEALDRLKLENDKISLELKNTTDNLTLLQEKMNDTNTQMELKQKEINKVQLDVALLREEKENLICMHKEELDAKDKEIEVKEEAIVTLQIKMDKMASETSSIIEDLQKIKTSQGAIITTQEATLESLKSENAKISVELCNVTDNLNSLEKKMNDTNTQMELKQKEINDLHLDVSLLRKEKENLICMHKEELNATDKEINIKEEAITTLEIRMKDMASESSSIIKELQEVRTSQFTMIASQEEALDRLKLENDKISLELKNTTDNLILLQEKMNDTNTQMELKQKEINKVQLDVALLREEKENLICMHKEELDAKDKEIEVKEEAIVTLQIKMDKMTSETSSIIEDLQKVKTSQGAIITTQEATLESLKSENAKISVELCNVTDNLNSLEKKMNDTNSQMELKQKEINDLHLDVSLLRKEKENLICMHKEELDAKDKEINIKEEAITALEIRIKDMASESSSIIKELQEVRTNQFALIASRDADVEKLKSENAELLQKMKDSELQIEQLRSHISSLKLDKEHLICSHKEALEAKDKELGIKEEALIALQAKMDKLENKACITEKKMKEVIVNLQEVRSSQDAVLTTQEAALKEKCLHIEDLQEEFNSSKKILNKELENAKLSLRECQSNLLDVQNQINDKNKTIADQNTTLAELQEMLKKINAELETNKEHCKRTDASRAKIVKLCEKLEQPTKNLNSTIMEMCSSFDFLDQNLQDVSQYENIYIDNETADVLNIIKMTINQLHKSQKVISYLSCANAESNKTLEEQKILLENSAKDKEEICGLKNKIQELEVIAEKRNDYLKNLIKSKESLKESLQKIFASRNDLDNILISSKQKWNEILTKFQDILHIEGSVCDEFKQLQDKKTSLANALFKREIDSLENIKTISDILWKNFLWTEQKLRDTYLCSIHEKECLDVLTNAEEDQFFDEKMIIDVQLEKQKALRTDVIKSEEEMDSFTSLATWYENNLKSGKIKNQTEMEKKLQSQISQLTKEGKDLKNKIDSMRSRNVKLEKNIDDLRAEVKKLKSTETESTEVNTKEVESLKEQLEQLKQQNQLHEENLLQLHKEKDESIKIAKQKLESQLKEVHTSYERKLEDVKQKMKTAYNEQMSKFNKDQEKIVREKLQSQMEVMCQKQREELNRYKTHVSDLSSQLWTIGEKLIIEQKHHEDAVQRYRELQTKLKEIEADQGVATISRKTCTMAKQEMLPPESTQHRSQKVTTLITEETIERRHSIRNMQAMGNMFKAEDEDEIFDNVYLADMKRGNCLPSTDTDRLSILQMRNSLCKPHLKSSYPAEMQFLPPTLTEEEIKSGSLTEETFNDSLSQSLLPEQKARKKDRTQGNELKSPSSRILRERNADRRVTTTPHSLKNIFSLKRTQDENASSTPKGRRLSSLFRKSRIQSDR; this is encoded by the exons aTGATAAATATGGAGCTATGGGAAAAGGATATTATAGAATGG ATCAATTGTTCACAATTACTAACAGAACCAGTGAAAAACACAACGGAATTGCAAGATGGagtattttatatcaagttCCTGGAATTAAT AAAATGGGAAAAATATGAGAACAATAGCAATCAAGAAGatcttattttaaagtttttagaAG ATGAGTATCCCAGTTTTAAAGTCAACAAAGATGATAATACAGAACACTTATACGTTGCATCTTTGTTATTAGTGCATTTAAGCCGAACAATCACTGCAATACATGATTTATACAATGCATCAAATCtaaaatacaatatgtttGATGTTTTAAAACATGAAACACAAATTAGAGTTAAAACCTTTCTTGAAAATACTTTACCTCTTGGAAAAGAGATCACCAAGGAAACTATAGTAGAAGTTATTATGGAAGTAGAAGATATATCATGTACTCCACCACCTGTTGCGGGATTTTCTCATTCTCCTGCCACACGTTCTGCAcgtagcaaaaaaattatgactGAAAGAATTCGGGAGCTAAgagaattaaaaagtaatttagcAGTAGAACGATTCACCAATACGGATTTACGAGAAGATGTAAAGATGCTGCAGGAAAAGATACAAAAGTTGCAGAAAAAGCTtgatgaaaaatcagaacaaCTGAAAACATTGCGAAAggaacaaataaaacaaaatactcCTAAGCCTTCTCGTTCAAAAGAGGACATCTCACGAGaagattattataagaaatatattaatgatttgACAAGTCAGTTGAATAAACAGCAAGATCAAATTGATGAATTAGAGGAGGAAAATGATACTTTAGCTAAAGGGCTATCCAGTCTGCAGAGAACATCAGTgcattataaagaaaatttcacaATCTCTGAACGATCTTTGGAAACTCTATCAAgtaaaattgaattgaaaGACAGAGAACTGGTAGAACTCAGAATACACAACGAAGAATTACGCACATATATCAAGGAATTGAACAAAAATTCTAATGTAGAACAAAGCTTTGAAGTTGAAGATGTACCACTTTCAATGATTTCCCAAAGAAGGTCACTGAATACTAGTGAAGCTCTAAGTTCTGTGATTGAAATCCAACTCCAGGAAGCTAAAGAAGAATCTGCTATATTGAACGCTCAAGTTGACACTTTAAAAGGAAGACTAGACATTCTTATGAAAGATTATAAAACTGCGATGGAATCAAATAGAGATTTGCAagagaaagtaaaaatgttagatcaactgcaagcaaaactaaATAATACGCAGaaggaattaaatattttgaatacagatattacaaatttacagtCAGAGAAAATGTCTTTTGTTGCTCAAAATgaagatttgaaaaatttactttcatcTAATGAAAAGAAACTATCTGAAAAAGAACAGTCGATTGCTACATTGAATACAGAATTGGATAATTTAAAACTAGAGGTGACGGACTTGCATGAATTGCTTGAAAACGAAAGGATTAATTGTACAAACTTAAACATTTCTCTAACAGAAACAAAATCACAGGTAGCGGAACATCTCACACACATTAACAAGCTTACAGATGAAAGAAATTCGTACAGATCTTCTATcgaaaattatagtaaaaatataagagataTTTTTCACTGTGATCAATTCATACAAATTTCAATTGACAATTTAGATAACTTGACACTTGATGATCTTATAAAACACATAGAAACaatgttacataattataataccgTATGCACTTCATATAAATGTGACATCGAGAAACTAAAAGCAGCAGTagaagaaacaaataaaaatttacttgaacAACAATTAACTATTACAACTTTAGAAGAACGAAATAAGCAGAATTTGGAAGAGATTAGAGatgaaaaacatattttggAACAGAATTTACTTGAAGTAATAAGCAATTTACAAAGCAGTTTACTCAACAAAGAACAGTTGCTGAAATCTCTTATGACACGATTAGAAGATATccaatatgtaaataaagatctcaaattaataaaagaaacgaCTCAACGAAACTTTGCAGAATATCAAGAAAATGTTCAActgatatttgaaaaattacaacgTAACTATCAAACATTGCATCATGAACTCCATCAAGTGCAACAAGAAAAAGAGGAGTTGGAGTGTAATTTCAATCGCACTAACAGTGAATTATCAGACATTCAAACAAGAAATACtatattagaagaaaatttattagaaaatcagaaaataataagcGCTTTGAAAGAACAGGAAAAAATTCTctataatgaattaaatgaaTGCAAACAGAATGTACTACAagtaaaagaaacaaatcaaGCGTTAGAAGAACAATATGCAATGATGAAAACtgaagcaaataataatttggaaAGTTTGAAGTCGAAGAATGCTAAAATATCACATGAATTGAAGGACGTTACtgacaatttcaatttattgcaaacaaaaatgaatgatACAAACAAACAGGTGGAATTGAAACAGGCAGAGATTAATAAATTGCGTTTGGACGTCTCATTTttaagagaagagaaaaaaagcttGATATACTCGCATAAAGAAGAATTGAAtgcaaaagataaagaaataaatatcaaagaagAGGCAATAACTATGCTAGAGATGAGAATGAAGGATATGGCAAGTGAATCAAGTTCTATAATAAAAGAACTTCAAGAAGTAAGAACTAGTCAATTTACCATGATAGCATCTCAAGAAGAAGCTCTGGACAGACTAAAActggaaaatgataaaatatcacttGAGTTGAAGAACACCACTGACAACCTCAATttattgcaagaaaaaatgaaTGATACGAACACACAGATGGAGTTGAAACAAAAagagattaataaattacagttGGATGTCGCACTTTTaggagaagagaaagaaaacttGATATGCATGCATAAAGAAGAATTGGAtgcaaaagataaagaaatagaaGTGAAAGAAGAAGCAATAGTTACTCTTCAGATAAAAATGGACAAAATAGCAAGTGAAACAAGTTCTATAATCGAAGATcttcaaaaagtaaaaactaGCCAAGGTGCCATAATTACAACTCAAGAAGCAACTCTGGAAAGTTTAAAGTCGGAAAATGCTAAAATATCAGTTGAATTATGCAACGTCACTGACAACCTCAATTCAttggaaaagaaaatgaatGATACAAACACACAGATGGAATTGAAACAGAAAGAGATTAATGATTTACATTTGGATGTCTCacttttaagaaaagaaaaagaaaatttgatatgCATGCATAAAGAAGAATTGAATGCAacagataaagaaataaatatcaaagaagAGGCAATAACTACACTAGAGATGAGAATGAAGGATATGGCAAGTGAATCAAGTTCTATCATTAAAGAGCTTCAAGAAGTAAGAACTAGTCAATTTACCATGATAGCATCTCAAGAAGAAGCTCTGGACAGACTAAAActggaaaatgataaaatatcacttGAGTTGAAGAACACCACTGACAACCTCACCttattgcaagaaaaaatgaaTGATACGAACACACAGATGGAGTTGAAACAGAAAGAGATTAATAAAGTACAGTTGGATGTCGCACTTttaagagaagagaaagaaaacttGATATGCATGCATAAAGAAGAATTGGAtgcaaaagataaagaaatagaaGTGAAAGAAGAAGCAATAGTTACGCTTCAGATAAAAATGGACAAAATGGCAAGTGAAACAAGTTCTATAATCGAAgatcttcaaaaaataaaaactagcCAAGGTGCCATAATTACAACTCAAGAAGCAACTCTGGAAAGTTTAAAGTCGGAAAATGCTAAAATATCAGTTGAATTATGCAACGTCACTGACAACCTCAATTCAttggaaaagaaaatgaatGATACAAACACACAGATGGAATTGAAACAGAAAGAGATTAATGATTTACATTTGGATGTCTCacttttaagaaaagaaaaagaaaatttgatatgCATGCATAAAGAAGAATTGAATGCAacagataaagaaataaatatcaaagaagAGGCAATAACTACACTAGAGATAAGAATGAAGGATATGGCAAGTGAATCAAGTTCTATCATTAAAGAGCTTCAAGAAGTAAGAACTAGTCAATTTACCATGATAGCATCTCAAGAAGAAGCTCTGGACAGACTAAAActggaaaatgataaaatatcacttGAGTTGAAGAACACCACTGACAACCTCATCttattgcaagaaaaaatgaaTGATACGAACACACAGATGGAGTTGaaacagaaagaaattaataaagtacaGTTGGATGTCGCACTTttaagagaagagaaagaaaacttGATATGCATGCATAAAGAAGAATTGGAtgcaaaagataaagaaatagaaGTGAAAGAAGAAGCAATAGTTACGCTTCAGATAAAAATGGACAAAATGACAAGTGAAACAAGTTCTATAATCGAAGATcttcaaaaagtaaaaactaGCCAAGGTGCCATAATTACAACTCAAGAAGCAACTCTGGAAAGTCTAAAGTCGGAAAATGCTAAAATATCAGTTGAATTATGCAACGTCACTGACAACCTCAATTCAttggaaaagaaaatgaatGATACAAACTCACAGATGGAATTGAAACAGAAAGAGATTAATGATTTACATTTGGATGTCTCGCTtttaagaaaagagaaagaaaatttgatatgCATGCATAAAGAAGAATTGGAtgcaaaagataaagaaataaatatcaaagaagAGGCAATAACTGCACTAGAGATAAGAATAAAGGATATGGCAAGTGAATCAAGTTCTATAATTAAAGAGCTTCAAGAAGTAAGAACTAATCAATTTGCTTTAATAGCATCTCGAGACGCAGATGTGGAAAAGCTGAAATCGGAAAATGCTGAACTGTTGCAAAAGATGAAGGACTCTGAATTACAAATTGAACAATTACGTTCGCACATATCATCTTTAAAACTTGACAAAGAACATTTGATATGTTCACATAAAGAAGCATTAGAAGCAAAAGATAAAGAATTGGGAATTAAAGAAGAGGCATTGATTGCGTTACAAGCTAAAATGGACAAACTGGAAAATAAAGCATGTATTACAGAGAAGAAGATGAAAGAAGTAATTGTTAATCTTCAAGAAGTAAGATCTAGTCAGGATGCCGTTTTGACAACTCAGGAAGCagctctaaaagaaaaatgtctgCATATAGAAGATCTTCAGGAAGAATTCAATagctctaaaaaaatattgaataaggaacttgaaaatgcaaaattgtcGTTGCGCGAGTGCCAGAGCAACCTTCTCGATGtacaaaatcaaattaatgacAAGAATAAAACTATAGCAGACCAAAATACAACTTTAGCAGAATTGCAAGAAATgctaaagaaaattaatgcgGAACTTGAAACAAATAAGGAGCACTGCAAGCGTACGGATGCGAGTCGAgcaaaaattgtgaaactGTGTGAAAAATTAGAGCAGCCAACGAAAAATTTGAATTCTACAATTATGGAGATGTGTTCAAGTTTCGATTTTCTCGATCAGAATTTACAGGATGTGTCGCAATatgagaatatttatatagacaATGAAACTGCAGATGTCCTGAATATTATCAAGATGACTATTAATCAATTACACAAATCTCAGAAAGTTATTTCGTATTTGTCTTGCGCGAATGCTGAATCGAATAAAACTTTGGAAGAGCAAAAAATACTTCTGGAAAACAGTGCAAAAGACAAAGAGGAAATTTGcggtttgaaaaataaaatacaagaatTGGAGGTGATAGCGGAGAAACGAAATGATTATCTTAAAAATCTTATCAAAAGTAAAGAATCCTTAAAAGAATctctgcaaaaaatttttgcttcaCGGAACGATttagacaacattttaatatcatcGAAGCAGAAATGGAATGAAATATTGACAAAGTTCCAGGATATTCTGCACATTGAGGGCTCCGTTTGTGACGAGTTCAAACAGTTACAAGATAAAAAGACAAGTCTAGCAAATGCATTGTTTAAACGTGAAATAGAtagtttagaaaatattaaaaccatATCTGATATTTTATGGAAGAATTTCTTGTGGACGGAACAAAAATTACGCGATACCTACTTATGTTCAATACATGAAAAAGAATGTTTGGATGTACTGACAAATGCAGAAGAAGATCAATTTTTTGACGAGAAGATGATAATCGATGTGCAGCTGGAAAAACAAAAAGCGCTACGAACCGACGTAATAAAGTCTGAAGAAGAAATGGATTCTTTCACGAGCTTAGCCACATGGTACGAGAACAATTTAAAATCTGGCAAGATCAAGAATCAAACAGAGATGGAGAAGAAACTACAGAGTCAAATTAGTCAGCTGACGAAAGAAGGGAaagatcttaaaaataaaatagatagtATGCGATCAAGAAATGtgaaattagagaaaaatattgacgatCTTCGAGCGGAAGTAAAGAAGCTAAAATCAACGGAGACAGAGTCGACAGAAGTTAACACGAAAGAAGTAGAATCTCTGAAGGAACAATTGGAGCAATTGAAACAGCAGAATCAGTTACACGAAGAAAATCTGTTACAGTTACACAAAGAAAAGGATGAGTCGATCAAAATCGCAAAGCAAAAACTTGAAAGTCAATTGAAAGAGGTTCATACTTCGTACGAACGGAAACTGGAAGATGTGAAGCAAAAGATG aaaacAGCTTACAATGAGCAAATGTCAAAATTCAACAAGGACCAAGAAAAGATTGTACGCGAGAAATTGCAATCTCAAATGGAAGTGATGTGTCAGAAGCAAAGGGAAGAACTCAACAGGTACAAAACGCACGTCAGCGATCTCAGTTCTCAACTTTGGACCATAGGGGAAAAGCTTATAATCGAGCAGAAACACCACGAAGATGCGGTACAGCGTTACAGAGAACTACAAACCAAACTCAAGGAGATTGAAGCTGACCAAGGAGTGGCCACAATTTCGCGCAAGACTTGCAC GATGGCGAAACAAGAGATGTTACCTCCAGAGAGTACGCAGCACAGATCACAAAAAGTGACAACATTAATAACAGAGGAAACGATTGAGAGGAGACACAGTATTAGAAATATGCAAGCAATGGGCAATATGTTCAAAGCGGAGGATGAGGACGAAATCTTCGATAATGTTTACCTAG cCGATATGAAGAGAGGTAATTGCTTGCCCAGCACAGATACCGATCGCTTGTCTATTTTACAAATGAGAAATTCCCTCTGTAAACCCCATCTGAAATCATCTTATCCGGCGGAAATGCAATTCCTTCCTCCAACATTGACTGAAGAAGAGATTAAA TCGGGCTCCCTAACGGAAGAAACGTTTAACGACAGTCTTAGCCAAAGCCTTCTTCCGGAACAAAAGGCGAGGAAGAAAGATAGAACTCAG GGTAATGAGTTAAAAAGCCCGAGTTCACGCATACTAAGAGAACGGAATGCAGATAGAAGAGTGACGACAACTCCGCACTCATTAAAGAACATATTCTCGTTAAAACGAACGCAGGACGAA aacGCATCTAGCACGCCAAAAGGTCGCAGACTCAGCAGTCTTTTCCGTAAATCTCGAATACAGTCAGACCGATGA